The following coding sequences lie in one Ostrinia nubilalis chromosome 2, ilOstNubi1.1, whole genome shotgun sequence genomic window:
- the LOC135080192 gene encoding rab GTPase-activating protein 1-like, whose amino-acid sequence MEFTEIRTNEVEPIRIDLYADDRSRTPSPAPVLTSNVCCDLEDLISEAISESLSSSLRISRSQLINQELTIRPEANIESNVPDGLDLFNIIFEVESDSEARMGDIDDAALLNNPTKEQDSCRLVGGSKFYEVMDGSASADASTPSPTEKHDHMKPIESDDEVSDVDQECTVFSGVSYLGAQNISDPKSESDIQRIMKELSSMPESRDGIAVSISIPVCSQGLVVLYQADSNSVMTRYAVNRISFYARGATGSPVASCFAFTWSHGETKESAVYRCHVFRCHIAEAVNQVSSCFAKAFERIPRSMASSLVGELSAAPSMTGSLTEALGAPAPPMQLMHVLECTVDIKETDAKGTFSHVPKEKLGFKLRGGIDKQVTINVRQVTNNVQPESDDPQSCTGGLYIERCFGILLAPGRSVKHADMRLLEMVSGSAGGYTCSVCALWNAGESALAAFNVASGDGAPAYMSLALDLVINYIPEPLRLVIETPVKVFPPTERFWYYSKKPLVQEFYINLKEVVTASGELNYEVINVDTSGELDRSRLNLPLSLSSLLPSPLSAAPAPPSPSEPDSDGDEPLLSGTGEVSKDCGEDVLVNWAQVLRSWTGPRPRALNHLVRVGVPEALRGEVWLRLAGVDQNDKLMETYRTLISKDCPFEAVIQRDIARTFPAHDFFREAGGLGQDSLLRMARAYAVHDHEVGYCQGLSFLAATLLLHMPEEQAFCLLVRLMYGYGLRELYKDGFEALYMRLHQLDRLMEEQLPDLRAHFQELGVEPHMFASQWFLTVFTARFPLPLVYHILDVFLLQGIDTLFQVALALLSRSRKDLLTHDFEGVLKYFRVTLPKKCRAEESSRQIIKLACSIKVKRLAKYQQEYEKFVKETTEKEKINVELERLKMINTQLQQDKEGLETQLNEARGSLVEAKKDTAHYAAVAHDYREICARLDKQLHQVQDYVKDCVNCSVKFAQKDKDNKDESEEKAEDKEGSSDAEARLRQRVRDLELELAQVKLAHVQAQCSNQELSHQLNAALNELQALMNQKQSVAPWLVRTLGSIMEAAQNRPSFQTYLPNMNQETSSLHRQGSFSNSHSSQSTSQPSLDRRVSEPYSPDVVRRKKDLNAKRHSMLVDSNVTKEAKELNRRSHDATVVKNLSMG is encoded by the exons atGGAGTTCACTGAAATTCGCACAAACGAGGTGGAACCCATAAGAATAGATTTGTACGCCGATGATCGGAGCCGCACTCCAAGCCCAGCGCCCGTTCTTACTTCCAATGTATGTTGCGATCTGGAAGACTTAATATCTGAG gctATCTCAGAATCTTTAAGTAGCTCTCTTCGCATAAGTCGGAGTCAACTTATTAACCAGGAGCTTACAATCAGACCAGAGGCAAATATTGAGTCAAACGTTCCAGACGGCTTGGATCTTTTCAACATCATTTTTGAGGTTGAGAGTGACTCGGAAGCTAGGATGGGCGATATTGATGATGCTGCTCTCCTAAACAACCCAACTAAGGAACAG GACTCCTGCCGCCTGGTCGGCGGATCCAAGTTCTACGAGGTGATGGACGGCTCTGCGTCGGCGGACGCGTCCACTCCCTCGCCGACTGAGAAGCACGACCACATGAAGCCGATCGAGAGCGATGACGAAG TGTCAGATGTGGACCAAGAGTGCACGGTGTTTAGCGGTGTCAGCTACCTGGGCGCTCAGAACATCTCCGACCCCAAGTCTGAGAGTGACATTCAGCGTATTATGAAAGAGCTCAGCTCTATGCCCGAGAGCCGGGACGGCATCGCCGTGTCGATATCGATACCCGTCTGCTCGCAGGGACTTGTGGT CCTCTACCAAGCGGACTCCAACAGCGTGATGACCCGTTACGCCGTGAACCGCATATCGTTCTACGCTCGCGGCGCGACCGGCTCGCCCGTCGCCTCTTGCTTCGCCTTCACCTGGTCTCACGGCGAGACCAAGGAGTCAGCCGTGTATCGCTGCCATGTATTCCGTTGCCACATCGCTGAGGCCGTCAACCAAGTGTCAA GTTGCTTCGCCAAAGCGTTCGAGCGTATCCCTCGTTCGATGGCTTCGTCCCTGGTCGGCGAGCTGAGCGCGGCTCCGTCTATGACTGGCTCGCTTACCGAAGCCCTGGGGGCTCCAGCGCCGCCGATGCAGCTGATGCATGTACTAGAATGCACGGTGGACATCAAGGAGACTGACGCTAAG GGCACATTTAGTCACGTGCCGAAAGAGAAGCTCGGATTCAAACTGCGCGGGGGCATAGACAAACAAGTGACGATCAACGTGCGCCAGGTTACGAACAACGTGCAGCCAGAATCTGATGATCCGCAG tCTTGCACGGGCGGTCTGTACATTGAACGATGCTTTGGGATATTGCTTGCTCCCGGGCGAAGCGTGAAACATGCCGATATGAGGCTGCTCGAGATG GTGAGCGGCTCAGCCGGCGGGTATACTTGCTCGGTTTGCGCCCTATGGAACGCGGGCGAGTCCGCCCTAGCGGCTTTCAACGTGGCCAGCGGAGACGGAGCCCCCGCTTACATGTCCCTGGCTCTCGACCTGGTCATTAACTACATCCCTGAACCGCTACG ATTGGTCATCGAAACGCCAGTAAAGGTGTTTCCGCCCACAGAGAGGTTCTGGTACTACTCTAAGAAACCACTCGTGCAAGAGTTCTACATAAACTTGAAAGAG GTTGTAACCGCCTCCGGCGAACTGAATTACGAAGTGATAAACGTGGATACCTCGGGGGAGTTAGACCGATCTCGCCTGAACTTGCCGCTGTCTCTGTCCAGCCTGCTGCCGTCGCCGCTGtcggccgcgcccgcgcccccctCCCCTTCCGAGCCCGACTCAG ATGGTGACGAACCTCTCCTCAGCGGCACGGGCGAGGTATCGAAGGACTGCGGCGAGGACGTTCTGGTCAATTGGGCTCAAGTTCTAAGAAG TTGGACGGGTCCCCGGCCGCGCGCCCTAAACCACTTAGTCCGCGTAGGCGTGCCCGAAGCACTGCGTGGAGAGGTGTGGCTGCGCCTGGCCGGCGTCGACCAGAACGACAAGCTCATGGAGACGTATAGGACGCTTATTAGCAAG GACTGCCCCTTCGAAGCGGTGATCCAGCGGGACATCGCTCGCACGTTCCCTGCGCACGACTTCTTCCGCGAGGCCGGCGGGCTGGGCCAGGACTCGCTGCTTCGTATGGCGCGCGCCTACGCCGTGCACGACCACGAGGTCGGCTACTGCCAGGGCCTCAGCTTTTTGGCTGCCACGCTGCTGCTACAC ATGCCTGAAGAGCAAGCTTTCTGCTTACTAGTACGTCTCATGTACGGTTACGGACTCCGTGAACTGTACAAGGACGGCTTCGAAGCCCTTTATATGAGGCTACACCAGCTTGATAGACTTATGGAG GAACAACTGCCCGATCTACGCGCTCACTTCCAAGAGCTAGGCGTTGAACCGCACATGTTTGCGTCGCAATGGTTCCTCACGGTGTTCACAGCGAGATTCCCTTTGCCTttg GTATATCACATCCTGGATGTGTTCTTGCTGCAAGGAATAGACACGCTGTTCCAAGTGGCGTTGGCTCTTCTGTCACGCTCGCGCAAGGACTTGTTGACACACGACTTTGAGGGTGTTCTCAAATATTTTAG AGTGACACTACCAAAGAAGTGTCGCGCAGAAGAATCATCGCGACAGATCATAAAACTTGCGTGCAGCATTAAAGTGAAACGACTTGCTAAATATCAGCAAGAATACGAAAAATTTGTCAAGG agACAACCGAGAAGGAAAAGATTAATGTGGAATTAGAGAGGCTCAAAATGATAAACACACAGCTACAGCAGGACAAAGAGGGGTTGGAAACCCAGTTGAATGAG GCTCGTGGCTCGTTGGTGGAAGCCAAAAAAGACACAGCACACTACGCGGCCGTTGCTCACGACTACCGCGAGATATGTGCCCGTTTAGACAAACAGCTGCATCAGGTCCAG GACTACGTAAAGGATTGTGTAAATTGTAGCGTCAAATTTGCACAGAAGGATAAGGATAATAAAGACG AATCTGAAGAGAAAGCTGAAGATAAGGAAGGTTCAAGCGACGCAGAGGCTAGACTCAGGCAGCGCGTGAGGGATCTCGAGCTGGAGTTGGCGCAGGTCAAGCTGGCGCATGTGCAAGCGCAATGTAGCAATCAA GAATTGAGCCACCAGCTGAACGCAGCCCTTAACGAGCTGCAAGCTTTGATGAATCAAAAGCAGTCCGTAGCGCCATGGCTCGTGCGCACTCTAG GTTCTATCATGGAAGCGGCACAAAATCGGCCATCATTCCAAACGTACCTGCCAAATATGAATCAAGAAACGAGCTCGTTGCACAGACAAGGATCCTTCTCCAATTCTCATAGCTCTCAAAGTACCAGCCAGCCCAGTCTAGACAGACGTGTGTCCGAGCCATACAGCCCAGACGTCGTCCGCAGGAAGAAAGACCTCAACGCCAAACGGCATTCAATGCTCGTAGACTCAAACGTCACCAAAGAGGCGAAGGAACTGAACCGGCGGAGCCATGACGCCACCGTCGTCAAAAACCTCTCGATGGGTTGA